The following are encoded together in the Pectobacterium punjabense genome:
- a CDS encoding flagellar protein FlhE: MRRLIRSLVAAMMVFPLGAIATPGSWNGSQPGIKLDYRGEMITTSAFVPNTMVKPNETITTIYWRYAIDSVIPMGLVVKLCSQSPQRCVDLNGSGDGQTQAFDGLAANNEFRFVYYIEGKGRIKQTFIVRTIDIAVNYK, encoded by the coding sequence ATGAGAAGGTTGATACGTTCTCTGGTCGCAGCAATGATGGTTTTTCCGCTTGGCGCTATCGCAACGCCGGGTAGTTGGAACGGAAGTCAGCCTGGGATAAAACTTGATTACCGTGGTGAAATGATTACGACATCGGCCTTTGTCCCTAATACCATGGTTAAGCCGAATGAAACCATTACGACAATATATTGGCGATATGCGATTGATTCAGTGATACCTATGGGGCTGGTCGTTAAGCTTTGTTCGCAATCACCGCAGCGTTGTGTTGACTTAAATGGAAGCGGTGACGGGCAAACTCAGGCATTTGATGGATTAGCGGCTAACAATGAGTTTCGTTTTGTATACTACATTGAAGGAAAAGGGCGCATTAAGCAGACGTTCATCGTCCGTACGATCGATATTGCGGTCAACTACAAATAG
- the flhB gene encoding flagellar biosynthesis protein FlhB → MAEDSDLEKTEAPTPQKEEKAREEGQVPRSRELTSVLMMVAGLAILWMGGDAMAGRLTRIVAQSLNFDYATISDDTQMLRHVGSLLHQAAFALIPIMLGAVLVALSAPMLLGGLLFSTKSLKVDFKKLDPISGLKRLFSAQSLAELFKAILKSVMVGIISTLFLIHNWPKILHLVSEAPIAALGDALELAVMCGFLIIMGLIPMVAFDVFWQIWSHIKKLRMTKQEIRDEHKQNEGDPHVKGRIRQQQRAIAQRRMMADVPKADVIVTNPTHYAVALRYDDKKMNAPKVLAKGAGEVALRIRELGTEHRVPILEAPPLARALFRHSEVGEHIPAALYAAVAEVLAWVYQLKRWKREGGLIPRKPKHLPVPDALDFAKENTTDG, encoded by the coding sequence GTGGCTGAAGATAGCGATCTGGAAAAAACAGAAGCCCCCACTCCCCAAAAGGAGGAGAAGGCGCGCGAAGAAGGTCAAGTTCCGCGTTCTCGAGAGTTGACTTCCGTTTTGATGATGGTCGCAGGATTGGCTATTTTGTGGATGGGAGGCGATGCGATGGCTGGCAGGCTGACCAGAATTGTCGCGCAGTCACTAAATTTTGATTATGCAACGATTAGCGATGATACCCAAATGCTACGCCATGTCGGTTCATTATTGCACCAGGCTGCCTTTGCATTGATACCGATTATGCTAGGGGCTGTGTTGGTGGCGTTGTCTGCTCCGATGCTGCTAGGGGGACTGTTATTTAGCACGAAGTCATTAAAAGTTGATTTCAAAAAACTAGATCCTATTTCTGGTTTAAAACGTTTGTTTTCTGCCCAGTCATTGGCTGAACTTTTCAAGGCGATATTAAAATCGGTCATGGTCGGGATCATTAGTACCTTGTTCCTGATTCATAACTGGCCGAAAATACTGCATTTGGTATCCGAAGCGCCGATTGCAGCGTTAGGTGATGCATTGGAATTGGCCGTAATGTGTGGCTTTCTCATCATCATGGGCCTTATCCCCATGGTTGCATTTGATGTATTCTGGCAAATCTGGAGTCATATCAAAAAATTACGGATGACGAAGCAGGAAATTCGTGACGAGCATAAGCAGAACGAAGGCGATCCTCATGTTAAAGGTCGTATTCGTCAGCAACAAAGGGCAATTGCCCAACGTAGGATGATGGCGGATGTTCCTAAGGCGGATGTGATAGTCACTAACCCGACGCATTATGCGGTGGCATTACGATATGATGATAAAAAAATGAATGCGCCGAAAGTGTTGGCTAAAGGGGCTGGTGAAGTCGCTTTACGTATTCGTGAACTGGGAACTGAGCATCGCGTTCCTATTTTAGAAGCGCCGCCGTTGGCGCGAGCGTTATTTCGTCATTCAGAGGTTGGAGAGCATATACCTGCTGCCTTGTATGCTGCCGTTGCAGAAGTCTTAGCTTGGGTTTATCAACTGAAACGCTGGAAGCGCGAAGGTGGATTAATTCCTAGAAAACCGAAACATCTACCGGTGCCCGATGCACTGGATTTTGCTAAAGAGAATACTACTGATGGCTAA
- a CDS encoding methyl-accepting chemotaxis protein gives MFNRIKVVTGLMLVLVLFGALQLISGGLFFSALKNDKDIFSSTQVINQKRSELDSAWSYLLQTRNTLNRAGTRFALDASGAGTGAGGKELLVSAQKQLSVANDFFSRYEKVPQDSRQDESVARGVKENYVALNGALIELIQFLNAGEFKKFIDQPTQRFQDNFEKAYYTYKAESDKLYQAGITKNDEAYDSALWILGFITVLVFALALISWIGIQQLLMRPLNNIVEHIRHIAKGDLTKTTNFHSSNEMGILADSIRHMQSEFVSTVSAVRQGADAIYTGATEISAGNNDLSSRTEQQAASLEETAASMEQLTATVKQNAENARQASQLALSASETAQKGGKVVDNVVKTMHNIAGSSQKIADITSVIDGIAFQTNILALNAAVEAARAGEQGRGFAVVAGEVRNLAQRSAQAAKEIKSLIEDSVNRVDEGSVLVESAGETMGEIVSAVTRVTDIMGEIASASDEQSKGIDQVGQAVTEMDRVTQQNASLVEESAAAAVALEEQVKVLNQAVAVFRLSEETGSFRRTTSAATAQKPVLLAPSANGGKKVKEGSSNDNWETF, from the coding sequence ATGTTTAACCGTATAAAAGTTGTCACAGGTTTGATGCTTGTGTTGGTGTTGTTTGGAGCCCTTCAGCTTATTTCTGGTGGTTTATTTTTTAGTGCATTAAAAAATGATAAGGATATCTTCAGCTCAACGCAGGTTATTAACCAGAAGCGTTCTGAACTGGATTCAGCATGGTCATATTTATTACAGACCCGCAATACACTTAACCGTGCTGGCACGCGTTTTGCTCTTGATGCTAGTGGTGCGGGCACGGGAGCCGGGGGGAAAGAGCTTTTGGTTTCTGCTCAAAAGCAACTGTCTGTAGCAAACGATTTTTTCTCACGGTATGAGAAAGTGCCGCAGGATTCACGTCAAGATGAAAGTGTTGCCCGGGGCGTAAAAGAGAATTATGTGGCTTTGAATGGCGCGTTGATTGAATTAATTCAGTTCTTGAACGCAGGGGAATTTAAGAAATTTATTGATCAGCCGACACAGCGTTTTCAGGATAACTTTGAAAAAGCGTATTACACCTATAAAGCTGAAAGCGACAAGCTTTATCAGGCTGGCATAACTAAAAATGATGAAGCTTACGATTCGGCACTTTGGATACTTGGCTTCATTACCGTGTTGGTTTTTGCGTTAGCCTTGATTTCCTGGATTGGTATTCAACAATTATTAATGAGGCCGCTAAATAATATTGTTGAACATATTCGTCATATTGCGAAAGGTGATTTGACAAAGACAACCAATTTTCATAGCAGCAATGAAATGGGTATTCTCGCTGACAGTATTCGTCATATGCAAAGCGAGTTTGTTTCAACGGTGAGTGCGGTCCGACAAGGTGCCGATGCTATCTATACTGGCGCGACGGAAATTAGTGCCGGGAATAACGATCTTTCCTCACGTACAGAACAACAGGCTGCTTCGTTAGAAGAAACGGCTGCCAGCATGGAACAACTAACGGCAACGGTTAAACAGAATGCGGAAAATGCCCGCCAAGCCAGCCAGTTGGCACTAAGTGCGTCAGAGACTGCGCAGAAAGGGGGCAAGGTTGTCGATAATGTCGTCAAAACCATGCACAATATCGCTGGAAGTTCGCAAAAAATTGCCGATATTACTAGTGTGATTGATGGTATCGCTTTCCAAACCAATATCCTTGCGCTGAATGCGGCGGTTGAAGCTGCCAGAGCTGGGGAGCAGGGGCGTGGGTTTGCGGTTGTTGCAGGGGAAGTTCGCAATTTGGCACAACGTAGTGCTCAGGCTGCGAAAGAAATAAAAAGTCTGATTGAAGATTCAGTCAACCGGGTCGATGAAGGTTCTGTTCTGGTTGAAAGTGCGGGCGAGACGATGGGAGAAATCGTCAGTGCGGTCACTCGTGTAACAGATATTATGGGCGAAATTGCCTCGGCCTCTGATGAGCAAAGTAAAGGCATCGATCAGGTTGGCCAGGCTGTTACTGAAATGGATCGCGTAACGCAACAGAACGCCTCTTTGGTTGAAGAGTCTGCTGCCGCTGCAGTTGCTTTGGAAGAGCAAGTTAAAGTGTTAAACCAAGCTGTTGCTGTATTCCGGCTGTCTGAAGAGACGGGTTCGTTTAGAAGAACAACGTCAGCAGCAACCGCGCAAAAGCCTGTATTGTTGGCTCCATCAGCAAATGGCGGTAAGAAAGTGAAAGAAGGTTCTTCTAATGATAATTGGGAAACATTCTGA
- the cheR gene encoding protein-glutamate O-methyltransferase CheR — MKSIPSQNRPESASILTQMVDRLPLSDTHFRRISQLIYQRAGIVLADHKREMVYNRLVRRLRLLGINDFGQYLALLESDPNSAEWQAFVNALTTNLTAFFREAHHFPILAEHARKRPNGYTIWSTAASTGEEPYSLAMTLAEVLGNKASGCQVWASDIDTQVLEKATAGIYRQEELRSLSPQQLQKFFLRGTGPHSGLVRVRPELASMVHFQQLNLLAPDWSVPAPFDAIFCRNVMIYFDKETQERILRRFVPMLKPGGLLFAGHSENFSQISREFYLRGQTVYGLAKER; from the coding sequence ATGAAAAGTATACCATCGCAAAATCGCCCCGAATCTGCGTCTATCCTGACGCAGATGGTTGATCGGTTGCCGCTGTCGGACACACATTTTCGACGAATCAGCCAATTAATATATCAGCGCGCTGGAATTGTCTTGGCCGATCACAAACGAGAAATGGTTTATAACCGTTTGGTTAGACGTCTCCGTTTACTTGGAATCAATGATTTTGGCCAGTATTTAGCGCTCTTGGAGTCAGATCCTAACAGCGCGGAATGGCAAGCTTTCGTTAATGCATTAACGACTAACCTGACGGCATTTTTTCGCGAAGCTCACCATTTTCCTATATTGGCAGAACATGCCAGAAAACGTCCAAATGGCTATACGATTTGGAGTACAGCGGCTTCCACGGGTGAAGAGCCTTATTCATTGGCCATGACACTTGCCGAGGTCTTAGGTAATAAAGCGAGTGGATGTCAGGTGTGGGCCAGTGATATTGATACTCAAGTGTTAGAAAAGGCAACTGCTGGTATCTATCGTCAGGAAGAATTACGTTCTCTTTCTCCACAGCAGCTACAGAAGTTTTTTTTACGCGGTACCGGGCCGCATAGTGGTTTAGTTCGTGTTCGCCCGGAACTTGCGTCTATGGTGCATTTCCAACAACTCAATCTGCTCGCCCCCGATTGGTCTGTCCCTGCACCATTCGATGCTATTTTTTGTCGCAATGTAATGATTTATTTCGATAAAGAAACCCAAGAGCGTATTCTCCGTCGATTCGTCCCGATGCTCAAGCCGGGGGGATTGTTATTTGCTGGACATTCAGAGAATTTCAGCCAGATTAGTCGAGAATTCTATTTGCGTGGGCAAACTGTATATGGACTGGCTAAGGAAAGATAA
- the cheY gene encoding chemotaxis response regulator CheY, with protein MADKELRFLVVDDFSTMRRIVRNLLKELGFNNVEEAEDGADALNKLRSSAFDFVISDWNMPNMDGLELLQTIRADGALSSLPVLMVTAEAKKENIIAAAQAGASGYVVKPFTAATLEEKLSKIFEKLGM; from the coding sequence ATGGCCGATAAAGAACTCAGATTTCTGGTAGTGGATGATTTTTCGACAATGCGCCGAATTGTCCGTAACCTGCTTAAGGAACTGGGCTTTAATAACGTAGAAGAGGCAGAGGATGGTGCCGATGCACTGAATAAGCTTCGCTCCAGTGCTTTTGATTTCGTCATTTCTGACTGGAATATGCCTAATATGGATGGGCTTGAGCTGTTGCAGACTATCCGTGCTGACGGCGCGCTTTCCAGCCTCCCTGTACTGATGGTAACGGCAGAAGCGAAGAAAGAGAACATTATCGCTGCAGCACAAGCGGGTGCTAGCGGCTATGTAGTTAAACCATTTACTGCAGCTACCCTCGAAGAAAAACTAAGTAAGATTTTCGAAAAACTGGGTATGTAA
- the cheZ gene encoding protein phosphatase CheZ, with translation MTPHMPSVNDTASATEIISRIGQLTRMLRDSLKELGLDNAIAEAAEAIPDARDRLDYVVQMTAQAAERALNCVEAAQPRQNQLESGAKSLKVRWDEWFENPIELADARELVTDTRSYLEDVPQHTSFTNAQLLEIMMAQDFQDLTGQVIKRMMDVVQEIEKQLLMVLLENIPEKPDAPKRANDGLLNGPQLDKGAAGIVANQDQVDDLLDSLGF, from the coding sequence ATGACGCCACATATGCCGTCAGTTAACGACACAGCTTCAGCAACCGAGATCATTTCGCGCATTGGCCAATTGACTCGTATGCTGCGTGACAGTTTGAAAGAGCTGGGTCTGGATAATGCGATAGCAGAAGCAGCAGAGGCCATTCCTGATGCCCGCGATCGTCTTGACTATGTTGTCCAGATGACCGCGCAAGCGGCGGAGCGAGCACTGAACTGTGTAGAAGCTGCGCAACCACGTCAGAACCAGCTAGAATCAGGCGCAAAATCTCTGAAGGTTCGTTGGGATGAATGGTTTGAAAATCCAATCGAACTCGCGGATGCGCGCGAATTAGTGACGGATACGCGTAGCTATCTTGAAGATGTGCCACAACATACCTCATTTACCAACGCCCAGCTGTTGGAAATTATGATGGCGCAAGATTTCCAGGACCTTACTGGCCAGGTCATCAAGCGAATGATGGATGTTGTTCAGGAGATCGAAAAACAATTGCTGATGGTATTGCTGGAAAATATCCCAGAAAAACCAGATGCGCCTAAGCGTGCTAATGATGGTCTTCTGAATGGACCACAATTGGACAAAGGTGCGGCAGGTATTGTAGCCAATCAGGATCAGGTTGATGATCTTCTGGATAGTCTTGGGTTCTAA
- a CDS encoding protein-glutamate methylesterase/protein-glutamine glutaminase, producing the protein MSKIRVLCVDDSALMRQIMTEIINSHPDMEVVATAPDPLVARDLIKKFNPQVLTLDVEMPRMDGLDFLEKLMRLRPMPVVMVSSLTGKGSEITLRALELGAIDFVTKPQLGIREGMLAYSELIAEKIRMAAKARLPQRSTVAEPTKIIQHMPLLSSEKLIAIGASTGGTEAIRHVLQPLPPTSPALLITQHMPPGFTKSFAERLNKLCQITVKEAEDGERVLPGHAYIAPGARHLELARSGANYQVRLNDGPPVNRHRPSVDVLFRSVAQYAGRNAVGVILTGMGNDGAAGMLELHQAGAYTLAQNEASCVVFGMPREAIAMGGVDEVVDLHQVSQRMLAQISAGQALRI; encoded by the coding sequence ATGAGCAAAATAAGAGTATTATGCGTTGATGATTCTGCCCTAATGCGCCAGATCATGACTGAAATAATTAATAGCCATCCTGACATGGAAGTTGTTGCAACTGCGCCAGATCCATTAGTTGCTCGTGATTTGATTAAAAAATTTAATCCTCAAGTATTAACGTTGGATGTTGAAATGCCGCGCATGGATGGGCTGGATTTTCTTGAAAAACTTATGCGTCTGCGCCCGATGCCTGTTGTAATGGTGTCGTCGCTGACGGGGAAGGGTTCAGAAATTACGCTTCGCGCATTGGAACTTGGCGCTATTGATTTCGTCACCAAACCGCAACTGGGTATCCGCGAAGGGATGCTTGCATACAGCGAACTGATTGCGGAAAAAATTCGTATGGCAGCGAAAGCGCGTCTGCCGCAACGTAGCACAGTAGCAGAGCCGACGAAAATTATTCAGCACATGCCACTGCTCAGTAGTGAGAAGCTGATCGCGATTGGCGCATCCACGGGGGGAACAGAAGCGATACGGCATGTATTACAGCCTCTGCCACCAACAAGCCCTGCGCTATTGATTACACAACATATGCCCCCTGGTTTTACGAAGTCTTTTGCCGAGCGTTTAAACAAGCTATGCCAGATTACGGTGAAAGAAGCTGAAGACGGGGAACGTGTGCTTCCTGGCCATGCATACATTGCTCCAGGAGCCCGCCATCTTGAATTGGCTCGTAGTGGGGCAAATTATCAAGTACGTTTAAATGATGGGCCTCCAGTTAATCGGCATCGTCCATCAGTTGATGTGTTATTCCGTTCGGTTGCGCAATATGCCGGGCGAAATGCTGTAGGGGTAATCCTTACTGGAATGGGGAATGATGGGGCAGCAGGCATGCTGGAACTCCATCAGGCTGGTGCTTATACGCTGGCCCAAAATGAAGCAAGTTGTGTGGTTTTCGGGATGCCACGCGAAGCGATTGCGATGGGTGGTGTCGATGAAGTGGTGGATTTGCACCAGGTGAGCCAGCGAATGTTGGCACAAATCTCTGCCGGACAGGCATTACGTATATAA
- the cheW gene encoding chemotaxis protein CheW, with product MTGLASVTKLTGETVGQEFLIFTLGDEEYGVDILKVQEIRGYDQVTRIANTPSFIKGVTNLRGVIVPIVDLRIKFAKQDVEYDDNTVVIVLNLGQRVVGIVVDGVSDVLSLTADQIRPAPEFAVTLSTEYLTGLGSLGERMLILVDIEKLLSSEEMALVDSVLKV from the coding sequence ATGACTGGACTTGCAAGCGTCACCAAATTAACTGGCGAAACCGTAGGACAGGAATTCCTGATTTTTACGCTGGGTGACGAAGAGTACGGCGTTGATATTTTAAAAGTACAAGAAATTCGCGGTTATGACCAAGTAACGCGTATTGCCAACACGCCTTCTTTCATTAAGGGTGTGACCAATCTACGTGGTGTTATTGTCCCTATCGTTGACTTGCGCATTAAATTTGCCAAGCAAGATGTTGAATACGATGACAACACGGTTGTTATTGTTCTGAACCTTGGGCAGCGTGTTGTTGGTATCGTTGTAGATGGTGTGTCCGATGTATTGTCATTGACTGCGGACCAAATTCGACCTGCACCAGAGTTTGCCGTAACACTGTCAACAGAGTACCTGACTGGTTTGGGTTCTCTGGGTGAGAGAATGCTGATTTTGGTTGATATCGAAAAACTGTTGAGCAGCGAAGAAATGGCGCTGGTTGATAGTGTATTGAAAGTCTAA
- the flhA gene encoding flagellar biosynthesis protein FlhA — protein MANLASLLRLPSNMKGTQWQILAGPILILLILSMMVLPLPPFILDLLFTFNIALSIMVLLVAMFTQRTLEFAAFPTILLFSTLLRLSLNVASTRIILLEGHTGTAAAGKVVEAFGHFLVGGNFAIGIVVFIILVLINFMVITKGAGRIAEVGARFVLDGMPGKQMAIDADLNAGIIGEEEAKKRRAEVTQESDFYGSMDGASKFVRGDAVAGLIIMVINVIGGLIVGVAQHGMPVGQAAESYTLLTIGDGLVAQIPALIISTAAGVIVTRVSTDQDVGQQMVTQLFNNPRVMVLSAAVIGLIGLVPGMPNFVFLLFTASLLGLAWWMRGEQTKEPAMQPMPASMEKHQVVEASWSDVQLEDPLGMEVGYRLIPMVDAQQDGELLGRIRSIRKKFAQEMGYLPPVVHIRDNLELQPASYRILMKGVEVGSGEAHPGRWMAINPGNAVGSLSGDITQDPAFGLPAVWIDNALKDQAQAQGFTVVEASTVVATHLNHLIALHASELFGRQEAQQLMDRVAQEMPKLTEDFIPGVVTLTTLHKVLQNLLSERVSIRDMRTIMETLAEHAPVQPDPYELTTVVRVALGRAITQQWFPGDSELQVIGLEGSLERLLLQALQGGGGLEPGLADRLLEQAKQALQRQEMLGAPPVLLVNHALRALLARFLHRSLPNMAVLSNLEISDHRQIRMTSVIGEAQQ, from the coding sequence ATGGCTAATTTGGCCTCTTTGCTTCGTTTACCGAGTAATATGAAAGGTACCCAATGGCAAATATTAGCCGGACCTATACTGATCCTGCTGATACTTTCCATGATGGTATTGCCGCTGCCACCATTCATTCTGGATCTGCTATTTACCTTTAATATCGCACTATCAATCATGGTCTTGCTGGTGGCGATGTTTACGCAACGGACGCTGGAGTTCGCTGCATTCCCTACAATCCTGCTGTTTTCTACATTACTGCGCTTGTCACTTAACGTCGCCTCTACTCGTATTATTTTGCTGGAAGGGCACACGGGGACTGCCGCAGCAGGGAAGGTTGTCGAAGCATTTGGACACTTCCTTGTAGGTGGGAATTTTGCCATTGGTATTGTGGTATTTATCATTCTCGTTTTAATCAACTTCATGGTTATTACCAAAGGTGCCGGCCGCATTGCCGAAGTTGGTGCCCGTTTTGTATTGGATGGCATGCCAGGTAAGCAGATGGCGATCGATGCCGATCTTAACGCTGGGATAATTGGTGAGGAAGAAGCGAAAAAGCGCCGTGCAGAGGTAACACAGGAGTCAGACTTTTATGGTTCCATGGATGGTGCCAGTAAGTTCGTGCGTGGTGATGCTGTCGCTGGGCTGATTATCATGGTCATCAACGTCATTGGTGGATTGATCGTTGGTGTTGCGCAGCACGGCATGCCAGTAGGGCAGGCGGCGGAAAGCTATACGTTGCTGACTATCGGTGATGGCTTGGTTGCTCAGATCCCTGCTCTGATTATTTCTACTGCTGCGGGTGTTATTGTTACTCGTGTGAGTACCGATCAGGATGTTGGCCAGCAGATGGTCACTCAATTATTCAATAATCCGCGGGTTATGGTGCTGAGTGCGGCAGTGATTGGGCTTATTGGGCTGGTTCCTGGAATGCCTAATTTTGTCTTTTTATTATTCACCGCATCTTTGTTGGGGCTTGCTTGGTGGATGCGCGGGGAACAGACAAAAGAACCTGCTATGCAGCCCATGCCTGCATCAATGGAGAAGCATCAGGTTGTTGAAGCTAGTTGGTCTGATGTACAGCTTGAAGATCCGCTAGGTATGGAAGTGGGTTATCGTTTGATCCCAATGGTTGACGCGCAGCAAGATGGAGAACTATTGGGCAGAATTCGTAGTATCCGGAAGAAGTTTGCTCAGGAAATGGGATACTTACCTCCAGTGGTTCATATTAGGGATAACCTGGAGCTCCAACCTGCCAGCTACCGCATATTAATGAAAGGTGTTGAAGTGGGGAGCGGTGAGGCTCATCCTGGTCGGTGGATGGCAATAAATCCAGGGAATGCGGTTGGCTCTTTATCTGGAGATATCACACAGGACCCCGCGTTTGGGCTACCAGCAGTCTGGATTGATAATGCTCTGAAAGATCAGGCTCAGGCTCAAGGGTTCACGGTTGTAGAGGCCAGTACGGTGGTGGCAACACACTTGAACCACTTAATTGCATTACATGCTAGCGAGCTGTTTGGTCGACAAGAAGCTCAGCAGTTGATGGATCGTGTGGCGCAGGAAATGCCAAAACTGACAGAAGATTTTATTCCAGGCGTTGTGACGCTAACCACATTGCATAAAGTTTTGCAAAATCTGCTCAGCGAGCGGGTTTCGATTAGGGATATGCGAACTATCATGGAGACATTGGCTGAGCATGCGCCTGTGCAACCAGATCCCTATGAATTGACCACGGTTGTCAGGGTTGCATTAGGGCGTGCTATCACTCAGCAGTGGTTCCCGGGAGACAGCGAACTTCAGGTTATTGGGCTGGAAGGGTCGTTGGAACGCCTTTTACTACAGGCCCTCCAGGGGGGGGGAGGTCTCGAACCGGGGCTTGCCGATCGCCTACTCGAGCAGGCGAAACAAGCGCTACAACGACAGGAAATGTTGGGTGCTCCACCTGTGCTGCTTGTGAACCATGCTTTGCGTGCTTTACTTGCCCGATTCTTGCACCGTAGTCTGCCAAACATGGCTGTACTTTCTAATTTGGAAATTAGCGATCATCGCCAAATCCGCATGACATCAGTTATAGGGGAAGCTCAACAATGA